From Mytilus galloprovincialis chromosome 9, xbMytGall1.hap1.1, whole genome shotgun sequence, the proteins below share one genomic window:
- the LOC143046498 gene encoding uncharacterized protein LOC143046498: MSSRKFFGSHFHSVSIHLAEVQRIFNLRSLVTEQEERCFGDLRRISENTSNRQPKTVCDNAVLRFTCQQSSKQDSIYIQESIIQKLAKQIQAKPRTLIPSTILNKRPILIQSHLERISDYILPGEGVWWHMEDGNMIFHDGPDDEPFRNEGPDMHHFRSSSYKEQHQQLKDIWEKVIENYKGNKISLPLQRIKTFDKDGKVVYITPTETDLPSESTDNYQLNIPVQEFQGSSGTKEPDNEDQQSTSPENNLEQV; the protein is encoded by the exons ATGTCATCAAGGAAATTTTTTGGTAGTCATTTCCACAGTGTATCCATCCATCTTGCAGAAGTTCAAAGAATATTTAATCTAAGGTCCCTCGTAACAGAACAAGAAGAAAGATGTTTTGGAGATCTGCGAAGAATTTCAGAAAACACCAGTAACCGTCAACCAAAAACCGTATGCGACAACGCAGTTCTTCGATTTACTTGTCAACAATCCAGCAAGCAAGACAGTATTTACATTCAAGAATCTATTATTCAAAAGCTCGCGAAACAAATTCAGGCCAAACCCAGAACTTTAATTCCTTCAACCATTCTCAATAAAAGACCTATTTTAATACAAAGCCATCTGGAGAGGATAAGTGATTACATCTTACCTGGCGAAGGAGTTTGGTGGCATATGGAAGATGGCAACATGATCTTCCATGATGGTCCTGATGATGAACCTTTTCGCAATGAAGGTCCAGACATGCACCACTTCAGGTCATCCTCCTACAAAGAACAACATCAACAACTGAAAGACATCTGGGAAAAGGTTATAGAAAATTATAAAGGAAACAAAATCTCATTACCACTTCAAAGAATTAAGACGTTTGACAAAGATGGCAAAGTCGTGTATATAACACCAACTGAGACAG ACTTGCCATCTGAGTCAACAGACAACTACCAGCTCAACATACCTGTACAAG aATTTCAAGGCAGTAGTGGCACCAAAGAACCTGACAACGAAGATCAACAATCAACTTCGCCTGAAAACAATTTAGAACAag tataa